From the Coffea eugenioides isolate CCC68of chromosome 1, Ceug_1.0, whole genome shotgun sequence genome, the window gaATTCCTTACTTGGACTGGTGGGAACTGTTCATCAGTTGAATCGTCGTCTGGGTGAATCCCTGTATTCAGGTTCTTAGCACTTGCAGGGTCTGAAGTGGGATTCTCAGATTTGTTCACGAATCCCTGACTGTTGTAGTAACAAACAGAGCCGGACTTCAACTTGGACCAGTCAGCAGCTGTACTTGTATGATCAATTGCCTTCGGTATCTattcaaaaccaagaaaaaaaaagggacattAATTTAGATATGCATCCAAAAACTTTTGATACTAGAATATATTCACCAAAGAAACCAAAAAGTACCTCAGGGTTTTCGGGGACGTAATTGAAAACTGAACTTTCATGATCTtgattgttattattattattattatgattgtCGTCGTCGTCGTCATCATCATCCTGGAGCATGTACTCTGCCATCTGACGAGTCAACTCAGAAATGAACAATTCCTGATCATCTTCTTCACTTTCATTACTCTCGGACGTCGACCCCAACTCCGAACTAATCGGGGAGCTAAATTCCGACCAAGACGAGCACGCTGATCcactaaaactgaaatttgattCCAAACTACGCAACCCTTTTGGTGAAACCATGATACCACCACTATTATTATTGCTGCTGCTGTTGCTGTAATCTTCGGAGGAAACATCATGGTCTTCTTGGTGGAATAATTCAGATGGAAGCAAACGAGTTTCTCTCTCGTCGGAAGCCATAAAACGAAGCCAGCAGCATACGATTACCTTTAGCTGATCGTAGCACTAGACTTTGTAGTAGTACTAGTAAAGTTCAACAGTGAAAGAACGGTAGGGACTTGGTGCAGAGTTGTTGATGATgttgtagtagtagtagtagtagtggGAGAAACTGATAGAAATGAGAATTGAGATGCAGTTAATGAATAAGTAATTGAGAGGTGGTGGGGCTTTGATAAATTAAGATTCCTTCCGAAATCACTCGTATTTTTTTGACGGTTTGGCAAGCATTTAAAGGGAGTTTGGGGCAGGTAATCGGGTTTGGAAAACCTCCACATATTTGGTCAGGAGTTCAGTTGGGGTTTAGTAGTTGGATCGTACATTTGTCTACCCACGCAATCCACCTGCCATTTGTTGGAGGCAGGGATTTTtgttagggataatttcataaacctctgCGAAGTTATCTGATAATCTTATTGAGCtcccttaaaattttaaaaattacattttatcACCTCTGATTTGATGCGTTTGGTAACCAAACCTTAAATTTTGTCAACATTCTAAACGAATATCCCAAAATACTCTCACCTTGTATAGTTCAATTACTTTCTAAAGCAGTACTAATATAAAATTTTAGTACAATATAAGAAAAGATTGTCAAGTTTTCAGTACCAAATTTGTTGTTTAATAAGCAATTATAACAATAACTCTATCATTATGATTCAATGGTGCTTTATTGGTAATGCATGTTTTTTCTAAATCGGAGAAGAAAGTGTCATCACTACACTTTTAGggtttgtgaatttttggattGGTAAAATTATCATAATTTGATAGTAGTTTTggatcctttttattttattttattgagttAGTGTTGCTTGTGATACAATGATTATAAAACCCACTCTTTGCATATGCACACCCAACAAGAGAGTTTTATTAAAATGGTAAGATTAATATTGTCATATTAGGTGGACAagagaggtaagtgtaatttttaaaattttaagggaGCTTAgtgaaattataaaaaattttaggagGGGTtctgaaattatttctttttgtgACGTCAACAATACCATGGTTTTGTAGTTGGGGTTGCTTTACAATACTATGGTTTTATAGTTGGGGTTGCTTTAACTTATTTCACCGGTTCACCTGCATGGTTGACTTAGCATGTTAGGTTTGGGGATAGGCCACCATACTTAACCTCTAAGTCTGATCCGAATTCTGTGAAGCCCTGTGTATGAACAcgagattatttaaaataatggtCGTAGTATTTTTTGTAATGTCATGTACGtgtaataaaataataattaaaaaaataaaaaattatattcaAAATTGTATTTGTGATACGAGTAAATAATGACAATCCAAACACTCTCTTGACAAACCAAATACGATTTGGTTGTCTTTTGCCTTTTGGGTTGGGGAGATCAACCATACTACCACCATAGCTGTCTGTATCCAATGTAGAAGCAATACAAACAAGTTTAACTAATGCTTCCACATGGACAGCCGAAAGAGTCCGGTCGGTCGAATGTATTTACTTTGCAATTAGCATGTTCCCAGGAGCGGCAAAAAAACAGATTATTCGTTGTCTTTTTTGGGATCTTTAACCCAAGGACGAACAGGAAGTCTAGTGATTAAGGAAAGTTATATGCTTTCACGCGCAGTTGAGTTGAGGAGCGGCCTTACCGGATGCTTGAGAAATCCGATAAGAGTAGCATCACTCTGTCCTTGCTCTTAGTTGTTCTGaattttacaaaatctaattATAAAAACTATTTGTAGAGTATAATCAAAATAAGTAAAAACTACTCTTTAAGTGAtcatatattttaattttttattaaaaaatatctAATCAGAATACAAAATCAATCGAAAATACCATAAAAACCGTGACCctgtttggcaagtgagttgtttaggtgtttgtctaaaactttattgtaacttactgtagaagttttttaaaaaatttttgaagtgtgtttttttttttttgaatatttttaagtgtatgatttaaaaattttgaaaagttttttgaggttactgtagctaaagtttttaaaaaacttgtgacagacaaacttgacaaaaaacttATCTGCCAAACAAGGCCGATTTCGTTATCCAAAATCAGAATTTATAATCAGTTAAAATAATCAATCGAACAACAAGCCCTGAAGCACCAACACTACTAACTTCAATAGATAATCAAAACCTTTGGTTTGTTTGTTGCACTTCACAGTAATCTCATTTCATCGTTTCTTGTTTTAATAACCTGCCGCATCTAATCTAATTAACTGCTTTTTTTTAATCGAAGTCTGATTTTGGTTCTTAGGCATTAAAGTCGACAGAAATGAATCCACAGTCAAAtgctttgaatttcttttattgGGGAAGAAATATACTGGTCCTTGCCAACGTGCTTGATTAGCGCATGCATTTGGAGTCCGGATCAACAGCTTTCTGTTTCTATGGTAACGGTTGAGCCCCCTAAGGAAAAAAATAACTGAAAAACAGTTCTACTAGTTAGAGTGGTTAACTCATAAGATCTTCACACTGACTTTTaaaagatatatatattttttggcaTTGGTGTTCTAAGTAAGTTCACA encodes:
- the LOC113783560 gene encoding uncharacterized protein DDB_G0283357 is translated as MASDERETRLLPSELFHQEDHDVSSEDYSNSSSNNNSGGIMVSPKGLRSLESNFSFSGSACSSWSEFSSPISSELGSTSESNESEEDDQELFISELTRQMAEYMLQDDDDDDDDNHNNNNNNNQDHESSVFNYVPENPEIPKAIDHTSTAADWSKLKSGSVCYYNSQGFVNKSENPTSDPASAKNLNTGIHPDDDSTDEQFPPVQIYQLKNQPQMRKQGSYGGRRAKATESTQQQLLQHKEQQSMQNKGKAKRYGHTKKPSVPLFPAPPAAGSGMRAIFLGGSERNGSSGTGVFLPSATYSTPEPKRKSGCSTVLIPARVLQALQQHFNTVGALSPSNAASSATANLPWQNEVLARINGLLSQRKEHAEFQARPAAAEAEAEAETNHLQEDVQLPQEWTY